A window from Populus trichocarpa isolate Nisqually-1 chromosome 3, P.trichocarpa_v4.1, whole genome shotgun sequence encodes these proteins:
- the LOC7460202 gene encoding retrovirus-related Pol polyprotein from transposon TNT 1-94 → MADEIKAAGIEKFDGTDFGYWKMQIEDYLYGKKLHVPLLGSKPENMPEEDWQILDRQVLGIIRLSLSRRVAHNVTKERSTARLMEALSGMYEKPSANNKVHLMKKLFNLKMTESTSVTQHLNNFNTITNQLSSVEIEFDDEIRALILLASLPSSWEGMRTAVSNSAGKSKLKYDDIRDLILAEEVRRKDSGECSSSGSALNINTRGRRQDRGLSRGRSKSRYRSKSKFGPRKQVECWNCGKPGHFMRNCIKPKKPEADSANATTDEVQDALILAVQSPIDDWILDSGASFHCTPHHEMMQNYVAGDHGVVYLADGQPMKIVGIRDVQIKTMNGSTWILQNVRHVPGLKKKLISVGQLDDSGHSILFSGGMWKVSKGAMVLARGKKTGTLYMTTRFEDIIASTESENQAHLWHCRLGHMSQKGMKILQSKGKLPELKNVDLDICESCVLGKQKKLSFLKVGRTLRPRKLELVHTDLWGPSPVASLGGSRYYVTFIDDYSRKVWVYFLKNKSDVFETFKKWKAMVETESGLKLKCLRSDNGGEYIDGGFKEYCAVNGIRMEKTVPGTPQQNGIAERMNRTINERARSMRLHSRLPQTFWADAVHTAVYLINRGPSVPLEFRLPEEVWRGKEVQLSHLKVFGCVSYVHIDSDARNKLDAKSKKCFFIGYGNEEFGFRFWDDQNRKIIRSRNVIFNEKVLYKDRSSAETDKADSDTSPQGSEFIRLEGLPDVTEQNNNQESLQENSSTYVPPATQEDAEQIEPAVRRSSRTIKPPQRFTLLLNYILLTDGGEPLTYEESLQDGNSSKWELAMKDEMSSLLKNKTWELTTLPEGKKALQTKWVYRVKTEHDGSKRFKARLVVKGFQQKKGIDYSEIFSPVVKLTTIRVVLGIVAAENLHLEQLDVKTAFLHGELEEDIYMQQPEGFEIQGKENQVCKLKKSLYGLKQAPRQWYKKFDNFMCSSGYTRCQADHCCYVKHFDNSYIILLLYVDDMLIAGSSIEEIDKLKQQLSKQFEMKDLGAAKQILGMRIFRDKDKGVLKLSQTEYVKKVLSRFSMDNTKPVSTPLGNHFKLSKDQSPKTELESGYMDKIPYASAIGSLMYAMVCTRPDIAHAVGVVSRYMSNPGKQHWEAVKWIMRYLKGSSETCLTFTAGGLKLEGFVDADLARDVDSRKSTTGYVYTLGGTAISWSSTLQKIVALSTIEAEYVAVSESAKEIVWLQSFLKELGKMNEKGTLYSDSQSAIFLAKNPAFHSRTKHIQIKYHFIRQLLDEEQLMLEKICGSKNPADMLTKGVTLDKLKLCKASVGLRN, encoded by the coding sequence atggcagatgaaataaaagcagctggaattgaaaaatttgatgggacagattttggatattggaaaatgcaaattgaagACTATTtatatgggaagaaacttcatGTTCCTCTGTTGGGGAGCAAACCAGAAAATATGCCAGAAGAAGATTGGCAAATTCTTGATAGACAGGTTTTGGGCATTATCCGGCTATCCTTGTCGAGAAGAGTAGCTCACAATGTTACAAAAGAAAGATCCACTGCAAGACTAATGGAAGCTttgtctgggatgtatgagaagccCTCAGCAAATAACAAAGTGCACCTGATGAAGAAGTTGTTCAACTTGAAGATGACAGAAAGCACCTCTGTGACACAACATCTCAACAACTTCAATACCATCACAAATCAATTGtcatctgttgagattgagtttgatgatgagatccGTGCACTCATTTTGCTGgcttcacttccaagcagttgggaaggtatgaggacagccgtgagcaactcagctggaaaatccaaactgaaaTATGATGACATTCGAGACTTGATTTTAGCTGAAGAAGTGCGAAGGAAAGACTCAGGTGAATGTTCAAGTTCAGGATCAGCTCTCAACATTaacactcgagggaggagacaGGATAGAGGCTTATCCAGAGGTAGATCCAAATCAAGATAcagaagtaaaagcaagttcGGACCCAGAAAAcaggttgaatgttggaattgtggcaaacctGGTCACTTCATGAGGAATTGcataaaaccgaaaaaacctgaagctgaCTCTGCAAACGCTACCACAGATGAGGTGCAAGAcgctttgattcttgctgtacaaagtccaattgatgattggattcttgattctggtgcttcattcCACTGTACACCACATCATGAGATGATGCAAAACTATGTTGCTGGAGATCACGGTGTAGTCTATCTGGCCGATGGACAACCAATGAAGATTGTGGGTATAAGAGATGtgcaaatcaagacaatgaatggatctaCATGGATCTTGCAAAATGTAAGGCATGTTCCTGGACTAAAGAAGAAGTTGATCTCAGTCGGACAACTTGATGATAGTGgtcattcaattcttttttctggaggtatgtggaaggtatcaaagggagcaatggttttggctcgtggaaagaaaaccggcaccctgtatatgaccacaagatttgaagacattattgcctctactgaatcagaaaatcaagcacatctatggcactgtagactcggccatatgagtcaaaaggggatgaagATACTTCAATCAAAGGGAAAGCTGCCAGAGCTCAAAAATGTTgatctagacatttgtgaaagttgtgttcttggaaaacagaagaAGCTCAGTTTCTTAAAGGTTGGCAGGACcttaagaccaagaaagctagaactggtacacacagatttatggggaccgtctccagtagcatctcttggaggttctcggTATTACGTCACATTCATTGACGATTACAGCAGAAAGGTATGGGTctactttctgaaaaataaatctgatgtgtttgaaacattcaagaagtGGAAGGCTATGGTTGAAACTGAATCAGGCCTGAAGTTGAAATGTTTGAGATCCGATAAtggaggagaatacattgatggaggtttcaaAGAGTATTGTGCTGTTAATGGCatcagaatggaaaagaccgttCCAGGCACACCACAACAGAATGGCATTGCTGAACGGATGAACAGgaccatcaatgaacgagctagaagcatgaggttgcaTTCAAGGTTACCTCAAACATTTTGGGCCGATGCAGTTCATACTgcagtttacttgatcaaccgtGGACCATCAGTTCCTTTAGAGTTCAGATTGCCCGAGgaagtatggagaggaaaagaggtacaactctctcatttaaaggtctttgggtgtgtttcctATGTGCATATAGATTCTGATGCTCGCAACAAGTTAGAcgccaaatccaagaaatgtttcttcattggttatggaaatgaagaatttggatttcggttctgggatgatcagaatagaaagattatcagaagcaggaacgtgatcttcaatgagaaagttctgtacaaagacagatcaagtgcagaaacagataaggctgattcagatacaagtccacaaggatctgaattcataagattagaaggccttcccgatgttactgagcagaacaacaatcaagagTCTTTACAAGAAAATTCAAGCACATATGTGCCCCCTGCTACACAAGAAGATGCGGAGCAAATTGAACCAGCTGTTCGCAGGTCTTCAAGGACGATAAAGCCCCCGCAACGGTTCACACTTTTACTGAATTACATTTTATTGACAGATGGTGGTGAACCGCTAActtatgaagaatccttacaagatggaaactcaagcaagtgggagttggccatgaaggatgagatgagttcgttgctgaagaacaagacttgggagctaaccacactgcctgaaggaaagaaggctttacaaaccaagtgggtttacagagtgaagactgagcatgacggaagtaaacggttcaaggcaagacttgttgtcaaagggtttcaacaaaagaaaggcattgactactctgagatattttctccagttgtgaagctcacaacaatcagagttgttctggggatagtagcAGCAGAGAATTTACATCTTGAGCAattagatgtaaaaacagcCTTTCTTCATGGAGAATTGGAGGAAGACATTTACATGCAACAACCAGAGGGGTTTGAAATACAAGGAAAGGAGAACCAAGTCTGCAAGCTAAAGAAAAGCCtatacggtttgaagcaagctccaagacagtggtacaagaagtttgacaacttcatgtgcagttccgggtatacaagatgccaagctgatcattgttgctatgtcaaacattttgacaactcttacatcattctactattatatgtagatgatatgttgattgcaggatccagcattgaggagattgataaattgaaacaacagttgtcaaaacagtttgaaatgaaggatctgggagctgctaaacaaatacttggcatgagaatcttcagagataaagacaaaggcgtactaaagctttcacaaacagagtatgtcaagaaggttctcagcaggtttagtatggataatactaaaccagtaagtacaccactggggaatcatttcaagctcagcaaagaccagtcaccaaaaactgagctagaaagtggatacatggataagattccatacgcctcagctatcggctctttgatgtatgctatggtctgtaccagaccagacattgcccatgcagtgggagttgtaagccgatatatgagcaatcctggaaagcagcattgggaggcggttaaatggatcatgaggtacttaaaaggGTCATCAGAAACATGTCTCACCTTCACAGctggtggtttgaaacttgaaggttttgtagacGCTGATTTAGCAAGAGATGTTGATAGCCgaaagagcactacaggatatgtatatactctaggaggtactgctatttcctggagttctaccttACAAAAGATCGTCGCTCTTTCAACAAtagaagctgaatatgttgcagtctcagaatctgcaaaagagatCGTATGGTTGCAGAGTTTTCTGAAAGAATTGGGCAAGATGAATGAAAAGGGTACTTTGTATAGCGATagtcagagtgcaatcttccttgccaagaatccagcatttcactcaaggacgaagcatattcagatcaaatatcacttcatccgacaaTTGCTAGACGAGGAGCAACTGATGCTAGAAAAGATCTGCggaagcaagaatccagctgacatgttaaccaaaggagttacTCTTGATAAACTGAAGCTGTGTAAAGCTTCAGTTGGTCTCAGAAATTAA
- the LOC7460203 gene encoding ADP,ATP carrier protein 1, mitochondrial, with protein MADRRQQPSVMQKMASQVHLSSSFPQGFQRPALHRRQFAYGNYSNAGFQYAMTRPCQSSPDMSLVASSTAPVFVQAPSEKGLAGFAVDFLMGGVSAAVSKTAAAPIERVKLLIQNQDEMIKAGRLSEPYKGIGECFSRTIKDEGTMSLWRGNTANVIRYFPTQALNFAFKDYFKRLFNFKKDRDGYWKWFAGNLASGGAAGGSSLLFVYSLDYARTRLANDAKAGKKGGERQFNGLVDVYRKTLKSDGIAGIYRGFNISCVGIIVYRGLYFGLYDSLKPVVLTGKLQDSFFASFALGWVITNGASLASYPIDTVRRRMMMTSGEAVKYKSSLDAFSQILKNEGAKSLFKGAGANILRAVAGAGVLAGYDKLQVIVLGKKYGSGGA; from the exons ATGGCTGATAGGCGCCAGCAACCGTCTGTCATGCAAAAGATGGCCAGCCAGGTCCATCTCAGTTCTAGCTTTCCCCAAGGTTTTCAGAGACCTGCTTTACACCGAAGGCAGTTTGCATATGGAAACTATTCCAATGCGGGATTCCAGTATGCCATGACAAGGCCATGCCAGTCTAGCCCTGACATGTCATTGGTTGCATCATCTACTGCACCGGTATTTGTCCAAGCCCCGTCTGAGAAAGGCTTGGCTGGCTTTGCTGTTGATTTTCTTATGGGCGGTGTTTCTGCTGCCGTGTCAAAAACTGCTGCAGCTCCCATTGAGCGTGTGAAGCTCTTGATCCAAAACCAAGATGAGATGATCAAGGCTGGTCGACTCTCTGAACCATACAAGGGAATTGGAGAATGTTTCAGCCGAACAATAAAAGATGAGGGGACGATGTCTTTGTGGAGAGGGAACACTGCTAATGTCATCCGTTACTTCCCCACTCAG GCCCTGAATTTTGCATTCAAAGATTACTTTAAGAGGCTTTTCAACTTCAAGAAGGACCGTGATGGCTATTGGAAGTGGTTCGCTGGAAACTTGGCATCTGGTGGTGCTGCTGGTGGCTCGTCACTACTCTTTGTTTATTCTTTGGATTATGCCCGAACACGTCTTGCAAATGATGCCAAGGCTGGAAAAAAGGGAGGGGAGAGGCAGTTCAATGGTTTGGTTGATGTCTACAGGAAGACACTAAAATCAGATGGCATTGCTGGGATTTATCGTGGATTTAACATTTCATGTGTTGGTATTATTGTGTACCGTGGTCTGTATTTTGGATTGTATGATTCTTTGAAGCCAGTCGTCCTGACTGGAAAGCTGCAG GATAGTTTCTTTGCTAGCTTTGCTCTTGGCTGGGTCATCACCAATGGTGCTAGTCTTGCATCCTATCCAATTGACACTGTCCGCAGAAGAATGATGATGACATCTGGTGAAGCTGTCAAGTACAAGAGCTCCCTCGATGCATTCTCCCAGATTCTTAAGAACGAGGGTGCTAAATCCCTCTTCAAGGGTGCTGGTGCAAACATCCTCCGTGCTGTTGCTGGTGCTGGTGTGCTTGCCGGATATGACAAGCTTCAGGTGATTGTCTTGGGAAAGAAGTACGGTTCCGGTGGGGCCTAA
- the LOC18097206 gene encoding extensin-2-like, whose protein sequence is MIGEFTINRASIRGYHANTKEVILRMGKRGQPGLLSQMIFALAFCLVATSVAAYEPYYYKSSPPPLKSSPPSYHYLSPPPPKMSPPPPYIYKSPPLPSSSPPPPYHYSSPPPPKKSPPPPYVYKSPPPPSPSPPPPYHYSSPPPPKKSPPLPYVYKSPPPPSPSPPPPYHYSSPPPPPLKKSPPPPYVYKSPPPPSPSPPPPYHYSSPPPPPLKKSPPPPYVYKSPPPPSPSPPPPYHYSSPPPPKKSPPPPYVYKSPPPPSPSLPPPYHYSSPPPPKKSPPPSYIYKSPPPPSPSPPPPYHYSSPSPPKKSPPPPYIYKSPPPPSPSPPPPYYYKSPPPPTHSPPPPYY, encoded by the coding sequence ATGATTGGAGAGTTCACTATAAATAGGGCTAGCATCCGTGGTTACCATGCAAACACAAAAGAAGTGATTCTGAGGATGGGAAAACGAGGGCAACCGGGACTCTTGTCTCAAATGATTTTCGCTCTGGCATTTTGCTTGGTAGCCACTAGCGTGGCTGCTTATGAGCCTTACTACTACAAATCATCACCTCCACCATTAAAATCTTCACCTCCTTCATATCACTACTTGTCTCCTCCCCCTCCAAAAATGTCTCCTCCCCCTCCTTATATCTATAAATCTCCACCTCTACCATCTTCCTCCCCGCCACCTCCATACCACTACTCTTCACCTCCCCCGCCAAAGAAGTCTCCCCCACCTCCATACGTATACAAGTCTCCACCTCCACCATCTCCCTCCCCGCCACCTCCGTACCACTACTCTTCACCTCCCCCGCCAAAGAAGTCTCCCCCACTCCCGTACGTATATAAGTCTCCGCCTCCACCATCTCCCTCCCCGCCACCTCCGTACCACTACTCttcacctccacctccacctctaAAGAAGTCTCCCCCACCCCCGTATGTATACAAGTCTCCGCCTCCACCATCTCCCTCCCCGCCACCTCCGTACCACTACTCttcacctccacctccacctctaAAGAAGTCTCCCCCACCCCCGTATGTATACAAGTCTCCGCCTCCACCATCTCCCTCCCCGCCACCTCCGTACCACTACTCTTCACCTCCCCCGCCGAAGaaatctcctcctcctccatacGTATATAAGTCTCCACCTCCACCATCTCCCTCCCTGCCACCTCCATACCACTACTCTTCACCTCCCCCGCCAAAGAAATCTCCCCCTCCTTCATACATCTACAAGTCTCCACCTCCACCATCTCCCTCCCCGCCACCTCCATACCACTACTCTTCACCTTCACCTCCAAAGAAGTCTCCCCCTCCTCCATACATCTACAAGTCTCCACCTCCACCATCTCCCTCACCTCCCCCTCCCTACTATTATAAGTCTCCACCACCTCCAACTCATTCCCCACCTCCTCCATACTATTAA
- the LOC7460204 gene encoding E3 ubiquitin-protein ligase BIG BROTHER — MNWNTLMDGHSMNASYPYNSAGSFIEYFEGLTYDHVNFIFNGASHVQDSVYPSMNANFYKFGLSPPGSASYYDPAYVYEVYNHGLRNEEYRRPPSENSSTATNERTSRVNTEWEVNENRSSHDDPVECLRRHHNVQDYQAIWQDHVDPDNMTYEELLELGETVGTQNRGLSQEQISLLPTSKYKRSFFSRRKSRSERCVICQMEYKRGDRQITLPCKHIYHAGCGTRWLSINKACPICYSEVFGDASKH, encoded by the exons ATGAATTGGAATACACTCATGGACGGTCATTCCATGAATGCTAGCTACCCATATAATTCAGCTGGaagttttattgaatatttcGAAGGTCTCACGTATGACCATGTGAATTTCATTTTCAATGGAGCTTCCCATGTTCAG GATAGTGTATACCCCTCGATGAATGCAAATTTCTACAAGTTTGGCTTATCCCCACCAGGGAGCGCTTCATATTATGACCCTGCTTATGTCTATGAGGTCTACAATCATGGACTACGAAATGAAGAATATAGAAGGCCGCCCTCGGAGAATTCTTCTACAGCAACTAATGAACGGACTTCTAGAGTAAATACTGAATGGGAAGTAAATGAAAACAGGTCTTCTCATGATGACCCTGTAGAAT GTTTGCGCAGACATCATAATGTTCAGGATTATCAG GCTATTTGGCAAGACCATGTTGATCCTGACAATATGACTTACGAG GAATTACTTGAATTAGGCGAGACAGTTGGAACTCAAAATCGAGGTCTTTCTCAAGAACAAATTTCTCTGCTTCCAACCTCAAAATACAAGCGCAGCTTCTTCTCAAGGAGGAAATCAAGAAGTGAGAG GTGTGTCATTTGCCAAATGGAATATAAGCGAGGTGATCGTCAGATCACTCTACCATGCAAACATATTTACCATGCTGGTTGCGGGACCAGATGGCTTAGCATCAATAAG GCCTGCCCCATCTGCTACTCAGAGGTTTTTGGTGATGCATCAAAACATTAA